In Roseovarius indicus, one genomic interval encodes:
- a CDS encoding class I adenylate-forming enzyme family protein: protein MLTEVSRAGRADLYSIFRTRAQDCAGDLAIEDGSKRLSYAELLGRVDRLAAVFLARGVAPGDRIAILSHNRSEYLEVELAAAGIGAIVACLNWRLAPDELWHCIDLVEPVLAIVEPDFSEMYHAVASTPCLTIGPDLETAIAGAEQDPRIGTMVDDPEAGLTILYTSGTTGLPKGALISHRAHIARSMAFAAQLALDPCDGFIAWAPMFHMASTDHALATVLRGGTVVMVDGLLPAVINEALSRHRIGWFVMMPGALDAFIAERRANPLPLKGIKVCGAMADLVPPHQIAELTALLDTPYLNSFGATETGLPPGTADLIAPGVTPDRLSKRISAFCEVRLVDPDDRDVADGTPGEMAVRGPTLFSGYWNADDTNARDFRNGFFHMGDLFRRNADGSLDFVDRAKYLIKTGGENVYPAEIERVLLSHPDVIDAAVVRAFDAKWGESPVAFVAFDDDGPDAEALLNLCRESLAGYKRPREIRFIALEDFPRSTSGKIQHHMLEIRIADEKARSQ, encoded by the coding sequence ATGCTGACCGAAGTTTCGCGTGCAGGACGCGCCGACCTTTATTCGATCTTTCGAACCCGCGCACAGGATTGCGCGGGGGATCTGGCCATCGAGGACGGCAGCAAGAGACTGAGCTATGCCGAATTGCTGGGGAGGGTCGATCGTCTGGCTGCCGTGTTTCTGGCCAGGGGCGTGGCGCCCGGCGACCGGATCGCGATTCTGTCGCATAACCGCTCGGAGTACCTGGAGGTCGAACTGGCAGCGGCAGGAATTGGCGCGATTGTCGCTTGCCTGAACTGGCGGCTTGCCCCCGATGAACTGTGGCACTGCATCGATCTGGTCGAGCCGGTGCTCGCGATCGTCGAACCGGACTTTTCAGAAATGTATCACGCCGTCGCGTCGACACCCTGTCTGACCATCGGGCCAGACCTGGAAACGGCCATTGCCGGGGCCGAGCAAGACCCGCGCATCGGGACCATGGTCGACGATCCAGAGGCTGGTCTGACGATCTTGTATACCTCGGGGACTACGGGTCTGCCCAAAGGGGCGCTCATCAGCCACCGCGCGCATATCGCCCGCTCCATGGCTTTTGCCGCGCAGCTGGCACTGGATCCCTGTGACGGGTTCATCGCCTGGGCACCTATGTTCCACATGGCGTCCACTGATCATGCGCTGGCGACGGTCCTTCGGGGCGGAACCGTGGTGATGGTAGACGGTTTGCTGCCTGCGGTCATCAACGAGGCGTTGTCGCGCCACCGGATCGGCTGGTTCGTGATGATGCCCGGTGCGCTGGACGCCTTTATCGCAGAACGACGCGCCAACCCTTTGCCGCTGAAGGGGATCAAGGTTTGTGGCGCAATGGCCGATCTGGTGCCGCCGCATCAGATCGCCGAACTGACGGCCCTTCTGGACACGCCCTATCTGAATTCCTTCGGCGCAACTGAAACCGGCCTGCCGCCGGGAACCGCCGATCTGATTGCGCCGGGTGTGACCCCGGACCGGCTTTCCAAGCGCATAAGCGCGTTTTGCGAGGTTCGGCTGGTCGATCCCGACGACCGCGACGTGGCGGATGGAACGCCGGGCGAAATGGCTGTGCGGGGCCCGACTTTGTTTTCCGGGTACTGGAACGCCGACGACACCAACGCCCGCGATTTTCGCAACGGCTTTTTCCACATGGGCGATCTGTTCCGGCGCAATGCGGACGGCAGCCTCGACTTTGTGGATCGGGCGAAATACCTGATCAAGACCGGAGGTGAAAACGTCTATCCGGCGGAAATCGAACGTGTGCTTCTTTCGCATCCCGATGTGATCGATGCCGCCGTGGTCAGGGCCTTCGACGCGAAATGGGGGGAAAGCCCGGTGGCCTTTGTTGCCTTTGACGATGACGGGCCGGATGCCGAGGCGCTGCTGAACTTGTGCCGCGAAAGCCTGGCTGGCTATAAGCGACCGCGCGAAATTCGCTTCATCGCGTTAGAGGACTTTCCCAGATCGACCAGCGGCAAGATCCAGCACCATATGCTCGAGATCAGGATCGCTGATGAAAAGGCGCGCAGCCAATAG
- a CDS encoding NADPH-dependent 2,4-dienoyl-CoA reductase, which translates to MLSPIRAGQHTLRNRVIMGSMHTRLETEPDGIAKQIAFYAERARGEAALLVTGGFSPNAEGIFDPEGPRIDDPEEALGLRPICEAVQAEGSLICAQLLHAGRYAKIEGCVAPSPIRAPINRFIPREMTEADILRTIEDFAVAAANAQAAGFDGIEIMGSEGYLINEFTVTHTNKRQDDWGGSAANRHRFPVEIVRAVRERCGPDFLVIYRISAADLVEGGAPADEIAALARKIEAAGADILNTGIGWHEARVPTIAYPVPRGAWRKAAANVKAAVSIPVVASNRINTPQLAEDILASGDADMISMARPFLADPHFVKKTREGRSDEINTCIACNQACLDFIFSDRPVGCLVNPRAGRETEFRDTPTDTPKKVAVVGGGAAGMATAAEAARLGHDVTLFEAQDKLGGQLNLARAAPGKDEFDETLRYYAGQMQKHGVTQRLGQRAEASDLEGFDHVVIATGVTPRIPDLPGIDHPSVATYAEILSGDREAGDRVVVMGAGGIGHDVAEFLVTKPAETANSDVFCETWSVDPEFVSSGALAGDPLAPKPSRRKVVMLQRKTAKPGAGLGVSTGWILRNALRKHGVEAMGGVTYEHIDDAGLHIVADGMPKVIAADTIVLCTGQEPERALAQELTARSVPVTMIGGAKEAAELDALRAIDEGVRLAQGL; encoded by the coding sequence ATGCTCTCGCCCATCCGCGCAGGCCAGCATACATTGCGAAATCGGGTCATCATGGGGTCGATGCACACGCGGTTGGAAACCGAGCCTGACGGCATAGCCAAACAGATCGCGTTTTACGCCGAGCGGGCGCGGGGGGAGGCGGCGCTTCTGGTCACTGGCGGGTTTTCGCCCAATGCCGAGGGTATATTCGATCCAGAAGGTCCGCGAATCGATGATCCGGAAGAAGCGCTTGGCCTGCGCCCGATCTGCGAGGCGGTGCAGGCCGAAGGCAGCCTGATCTGCGCGCAACTCCTCCACGCCGGGCGATATGCAAAGATCGAAGGGTGTGTGGCCCCGTCGCCGATCCGCGCCCCGATCAACCGGTTCATCCCGCGTGAAATGACCGAAGCCGACATTCTCCGTACCATCGAGGATTTTGCCGTGGCGGCCGCCAATGCGCAGGCTGCAGGCTTCGATGGCATCGAGATCATGGGGTCCGAGGGCTACCTCATCAACGAGTTCACCGTAACCCACACCAACAAGCGCCAAGACGACTGGGGCGGCAGCGCCGCGAACCGCCACCGGTTCCCGGTCGAGATCGTGCGCGCGGTGCGCGAACGTTGCGGCCCCGACTTTCTGGTCATCTACCGGATTTCGGCGGCCGATCTGGTCGAGGGCGGCGCGCCCGCCGATGAAATTGCCGCACTGGCCCGCAAGATCGAGGCTGCGGGTGCGGATATCCTGAACACCGGCATCGGCTGGCATGAGGCCCGCGTGCCGACGATCGCCTACCCAGTGCCCCGCGGTGCCTGGCGCAAGGCGGCAGCCAACGTGAAAGCGGCCGTGTCGATCCCGGTGGTCGCCTCAAACCGGATCAACACACCCCAGCTTGCAGAAGACATACTTGCCTCTGGCGATGCGGACATGATCTCGATGGCGCGACCGTTTCTTGCTGATCCGCATTTCGTGAAAAAGACGCGCGAGGGCCGCTCGGACGAGATCAACACTTGCATCGCCTGCAACCAGGCCTGTCTGGATTTCATCTTTTCGGATCGTCCGGTCGGATGTCTGGTCAATCCAAGGGCCGGGCGTGAAACGGAATTCCGGGATACGCCAACCGACACCCCAAAGAAAGTGGCCGTCGTTGGCGGTGGTGCCGCGGGCATGGCCACAGCCGCCGAGGCGGCGCGGCTGGGCCACGATGTCACCCTGTTCGAAGCGCAGGACAAATTGGGCGGTCAGCTGAATCTGGCCCGCGCCGCACCAGGCAAGGACGAATTCGACGAAACCCTGCGGTATTATGCCGGTCAGATGCAGAAACACGGGGTCACGCAGCGTCTGGGACAGCGGGCAGAGGCGAGCGATCTTGAGGGATTTGACCATGTGGTCATCGCCACCGGGGTCACGCCGCGCATTCCCGACCTGCCGGGTATCGACCATCCCAGCGTCGCGACCTACGCCGAAATTCTGTCCGGTGACCGCGAGGCGGGCGACCGTGTCGTGGTGATGGGGGCGGGGGGCATCGGTCATGATGTGGCCGAGTTCCTAGTGACCAAACCCGCCGAGACCGCCAATTCCGACGTCTTTTGCGAAACCTGGAGTGTGGACCCCGAATTTGTCTCCTCGGGTGCCCTGGCGGGCGACCCTCTGGCACCGAAGCCATCGCGCCGCAAGGTCGTCATGCTGCAGCGCAAGACCGCTAAACCCGGTGCAGGGCTTGGTGTTTCGACAGGGTGGATCCTGCGCAACGCGCTGCGCAAACATGGGGTCGAGGCCATGGGCGGGGTGACCTATGAACATATCGACGACGCGGGGCTGCACATCGTCGCGGACGGAATGCCAAAGGTCATCGCAGCCGATACAATTGTGCTGTGCACCGGTCAGGAACCGGAACGGGCCCTGGCCCAAGAGCTTACCGCACGCAGCGTCCCGGTTACGATGATCGGCGGGGCAAAGGAGGCCGCCGAACTGGATGCGCTGCGCGCCATTGATGAGGGCGTGCGCCTGGCGCAGGGTCTCTGA
- a CDS encoding acyl-CoA dehydrogenase family protein, translating to MQFQPTDDQKAFRDTAKRFATEKLAPTYQERANGHTFDRALIKEMGALGLIGADLPEEFGGLGESSVTSGLIVEEIAYADFNASYVQLLGSLMGGMVAKHASKDIASEWVPKVVSGDAVIGLGLTEPRGGSDAANLILKAEKSGNGWRLNGEKTSMSFASQADAAVVFARTGDPDGGSRGVSAFFVDLNQEGIKRTHFDDIGTKPVGRGSVFFDDVFVPAENMMAEQDRAFGTIMAGFDYSRALIGLECLGAAQASVDETWAYVQEREAFGAPIVQYQGVSFPLAEAETQLTMMRQLCYYTLDLRDRGLPHTSQAAMCKWYLPKTACEILHQCLILHGHYGYTTDLPHHQRYNDVLGLQIGDGTAQIQKLVIAREKVGRMALQYDKKAKGAAK from the coding sequence ATGCAATTCCAGCCAACAGACGACCAGAAGGCGTTTCGCGACACCGCAAAGCGCTTCGCAACTGAAAAGCTTGCGCCCACATACCAAGAACGCGCCAACGGCCATACATTCGACCGTGCGCTGATCAAGGAGATGGGCGCACTGGGGCTGATCGGGGCCGATCTGCCCGAGGAATTCGGGGGACTCGGCGAAAGCTCTGTCACGTCAGGGCTGATCGTCGAAGAGATCGCCTATGCTGATTTCAACGCAAGTTACGTGCAGCTTCTGGGCTCTCTCATGGGAGGCATGGTTGCCAAACATGCCTCCAAGGACATCGCCTCGGAATGGGTACCCAAGGTTGTTTCCGGTGATGCTGTCATTGGTCTGGGCCTGACAGAGCCGCGCGGCGGGTCGGATGCGGCGAACCTAATTCTGAAGGCCGAGAAATCCGGCAACGGCTGGCGGCTGAACGGTGAAAAGACCTCCATGAGTTTTGCCAGCCAGGCGGATGCGGCGGTCGTCTTTGCCCGTACTGGCGATCCTGACGGCGGCTCACGCGGGGTCAGCGCCTTTTTCGTCGATCTGAACCAGGAAGGCATCAAGCGCACCCATTTTGACGACATCGGCACCAAGCCTGTCGGGCGCGGGTCGGTGTTCTTTGACGATGTTTTCGTGCCAGCCGAAAACATGATGGCGGAACAGGACCGTGCCTTTGGCACGATCATGGCGGGGTTCGACTATTCCCGCGCCCTGATCGGACTGGAGTGTCTGGGGGCCGCGCAGGCGTCGGTGGATGAAACCTGGGCCTACGTTCAGGAACGCGAGGCATTCGGGGCCCCGATCGTGCAGTATCAGGGTGTCAGCTTTCCCTTGGCCGAGGCCGAGACCCAACTGACCATGATGCGCCAGCTTTGCTATTACACGCTGGACCTGCGCGACCGTGGCCTGCCCCACACCTCTCAGGCCGCCATGTGCAAATGGTACCTGCCCAAAACCGCCTGCGAAATCCTTCACCAGTGCCTGATCCTGCACGGACATTACGGCTACACCACCGACCTGCCCCACCACCAGCGCTACAACGATGTGCTCGGCCTGCAGATCGGTGACGGCACCGCGCAGATCCAGAAGCTGGTGATCGCCCGCGAAAAGGTCGGTCGCATGGCGCTGCAGTATGACAAGAAGGCGA